The following proteins are encoded in a genomic region of Arachis stenosperma cultivar V10309 chromosome 4, arast.V10309.gnm1.PFL2, whole genome shotgun sequence:
- the LOC130974034 gene encoding CBS domain-containing protein CBSX6 yields MASVFLYHVVGDLTVGKPEIVEFHESETVETAIRAIGESPEGSIPIWKKRSHVGIENSEMRQQRFVGILNSFDIVAFLAKNQCLEDQDKALKTPVSDVVVPNNSLLRLVDPATRLIDALDMMKQGVKRLLVPKSVVWKGMSKRFSVIYYGKWLKNSETPSSSSNNLPANMNRNSSSSSAAIRDKFCCLSREDVLRFIIGCLGALAPLPLTSIAALGAINSNYSYIESSSPAIEATQKLPQDPTAVAVIESTPDGQRKIIGEISSCRLWKCDYLAAAWALANLSSGQFVMGVEDNVTTRTLPDFSINSAAGENNLVNGGSPRKPKKFSSRSIGFFSNSASHSFGSRSMYRGRSAPLTCKVTSSLAAVMAQMLSHRATHIWVTEDENDEVLVGVVGYADIMAAVTKPPTSFVSANRSTEAIGNEIQS; encoded by the exons ATGGCATCGGTGTTCTTGTACCATGTTGTTGGGGATCTCACTGTGGGGAAGCCAGAGATAGTGGAGTTCCATGAGAGTGAGACTGTGGAGACTGCAATCAGAGCAATTGGTGAATCCCCTGAAGGGAGCATACCAATTTGGAAGAAGAGATCTCATGTTGGTATTGAGAACAGTGAGATGAGGCAGCAGAGGTTTGTTGGGATCCTTAATTCATTTGATATAGTTGCTTTCTTGGCTAAGAATCAGTGTCTTGAGGATCAGGACAAGGCATTGAAGACACCTGTTTCTGATGTGGTTGTTCCTAATAATTCTTTGCTTAGATTGGTTGATCCTGCAACAAG GTTGATAGATGCACTGGACATGATGAAGCAAGGTGTGAAACGTCTTCTTGTTCCAAAGAGTGTGGTGTGGAAGGGCATGAGTAAGCGATTCTCGGTTATCTACTATGGCAAGTggcttaagaattctgaaactcctagcagcagcagcaacaacCTACCTGCAAACATGAATCGAAACTCTTCATCTTCCAGTGCTGCTATCCGTGACAAGTTCTGCTGTCTCTCTAGAGAAGATGTACTCCGTTTTATCATTGGTTGCCTTGGTGCTCTCGCCCCTCTTCCTCTCACTTCCATTGCTGCTCTCGGAGCAATTAATTCTAACTACAGTTATATCGAATCCTCTTCTCCGGCCATTGAAGCAACTCAAAAGCTTCCTCAAGACCCTACTGCAGTGGCAGTCATTGAAAGCACGCCAGATGGCCAGCGTAAAATCATTGGAGAAATTTCGTCATGCAGGTTATGGAAATGCGACTACCTAGCTGCAGCATGGGCTCTAGCCAATCTCTCATCTGGGCAGTTTGTTATGGGAGTTGAAGACAATGTTACCACAAGGACCCTGCCCGATTTCTCCATAAACTCAGCAGCTGGAgaaaataatttagttaatgGTGGCAGTCCAAGAAAACCAAAAAAGTTCAGTAGCAGGAGTATCGGGTTCTTCAGTAATTCTGCAAGCCATAGTTTTGGTTCCAGGAGCATGTATCGGGGTAGAAGCGCACCTCTGACATGTAAAGTTACCAGTTCATTGGCTGCAGTCATGGCTCAGATGCTATCTCACAGGGCGACTCATATTTGGGTGACCGAGGATGAGAACGATGAAGTTTTAGTTGGCGTGGTTGGATATGCCGATATTATGGCTGCTGTAACGAAACCACCAACGTCCTTCGTTTCTGCAAATAGATCGACAGAAGCGATTGGAAACGAAATTCAAAGTTGa